TCTGCCACTAAACCAACTGGCGGAGTATCCAAAACTATATAATCATATTTATTTTTCAGTTCATCAATCAATTCTTTCATTGCATCACTTAAAATTAGCTCCGAAGGATTTGGGGGAATTGGCCCTGAAAGTATTATATCTAAATTAGGAATGGGTGTCTCATTAGTAATTTCTTCTAAATTATTTTGTCTTATTAAATAATTGACAACTCCCAGGGATGATTTCAGTTGAAATTCATCTGCCAATCTTGGTTTTCTTAAATCCAGACCAACTATTACTGTTTTTTTCTCGCTTAAAGCAAAAACCGTAGCGATATTTATTGAACAGAACGTTTTTCCTTCTCCACTAATTGAAGAAGTAATCATTAAGGTTTTTGATCCATCAACTTTTTGTTTTTTGTATAAAAACTGAAGGGAAGAACGTAAGCCCCTAAATGATTCCGAAAGAGCAGATTTAGGCTTATCAAAAACCGCTAAACTTCCTGAATCTTTATTAATACCAATTATTCCAAGCAATGGGATTTGTGTTAATTTACTAATGTCATCACCATTCTGAATTGAATTATTAATGAAAAATATTACTAGGACAAATAACAAAGGCACCAAAATCCCTAAAAACAAAGCCATTACATAGTTTACAGAAGTCTTTGGTCCAATTAAACCTCCGCCAATATCTTTTGCAGGATCAATAAAATGAATATCAGATAGATTAGATGCTCTTACAATTTCTGCTTCATTTCTCTTTTGAAGGAACTCTGTATAGATATTGTCATTCAGATCATATTTCCTTTTAATCTTCAGTAATTCTTGTTGTTCTTCAGGAAGTTTTTTAACAGTACTTTCTGCTTGGCCAATTTTGGCATTTAACAAAGATAAATCATAAACTAAAGAAGACTTGGCAGTAGCAATATTCTCTTGAAGAACATTTTTTACTGCAGCCATTTGATTATCAAAATCTTTAAATATTTTTTCGCTTTTTACAGCATAAGCCATTTCTGATCTTTGAGTAGAAAGGGCTATAAGCTTGGAAACATTCGCAACAACATTCGGATCTTCAATTCCAGCAACAGAAGGTGCTGGTAACCTAGAATAGTCGTCACTACTATTTAAATATGATCTTAACGAATTATAATAAGCTATTTTTCTAGTAACTTGATCTTTTTCAACATCAAAACTCATTATCTTTTCTGAAACCCGAGAGCCACCATCTTCTATTTGGTAAATATTTTTATCTTTTTGAAAAGACTTTAATTCGTTACCCGTCTCTTTAAGCTGAGATTCCATTGCAACAAGAGTACTATCAATAAATCTAATGGTGTTTGTTGCAAATTGGTTTTTACCATCTAATTGCAATTTCATAAGCATCCTTACGGTAGCATTCAGATAGTCAACCATTCTTGCTTTATTTGTTCCCTGCATTGACAAAGTTAACAACGACCCCGCACTTTTTCCAGCATCTACGTTTATGCCTTTGTACTGAGATACAGTTCCATCAAAATCATTAAAGCTTACAAAGTATTCTTTACCTTTATAAAAACCTGGATTATCTACTATTTGAAGTTTCCAATTTAAAAATGGAAGATTAACACGTTCTCCTACTTTGTATTTTTTAATAAAAGTTGTAGGCTGTACTGACGTGTTACTATAAGAATTATTGCTATAAGTAATTAACGAAACAGTATTAACTTCAAATGGTATCTGAATTTGATACTCATTTTCGCTTAAAAATTTTATATTAATTAATGTATTTGCAAGCTGCCCCTTTGTTTTGTCAATATTGACATAAAATGGCACCGCTCCGTAAGAATCAACTAAATTGTATTTCCCTTGCTCTAAATAATTAATATAAAATTGAAGCTTATCTACGACTAACTCATTGTGAGATCTTGATTGCAAAATTGTAGAAATACCATTTACCTGATCTGAAACTCCTCCCCAATTGAAAACTAAACTTGTATTTGAGGTAAAAAAAGGATTGCTTTCTTCTTTAATAGAAATCATGGTTTGCATTCCGTAAATTTTTTCTTTACGAATATTTATCTGGTAAGCAATAGTGAATGCAATAATCAAACTTGCAAAAAACCATTTCCAGTAACTTGCAATTTTCAACAGAAACCCTTTAAAATCAAAATGAGAATGATTTTCAAAAATGGCAAAATCTTTAATATCTAACATTTTAAAAATGTATTTTTTACTTTATAATTAAATAAACTGTTGTTGCCAAAGACAATAATGTGATTATTGTTCCTATTGATTGTATCCCTGTTTGACCCGTTCCCCATGTTTTTTGCCTCAATGGTTTTACATAGATATAATCATTTGGTTGCAAATAATAATAAGGTGATTTCATTACATTTACATCGGTAAGATCAATATTATGCATCTGCACTCCTGTTGGACTTTGACGAATTACTGTTACTTCTCTCCTATTACCAACTGTCGTAATATCTCCAGCATTTGCAACAGCTTCTAAAATATTTACATTATCTTTAAATAATGTTTTTGTCCCGGTACTTCCAACTTCGCCATTAATTGTATATCTAAAACCAGCCAACTTAACAGTTACAAATATATTGGCTTCACTTTTAAAATATTCTTCTAATAATTTCTTTTCGATTTTTACACGAACTTCTTCAAGAGTATACCCAATTACATTTATTTCTCCTAAAATTGGCATTCTGATATTTCCATGATCATCAACTGTAAATCCATCAAAATATAAGGCCGACTCACTTTTTCCTGTTTGCCCACCTTGACTCTCTGTTGTATTAAAAATAGAAACTAATTTAGGATCAATTGCTTTTATATTAATACTTAAAACATCATTAACTTGTAGTCTATAGGGTTTTGATTCCACTGCAGCAATTGTTGTTTGCTCATCTGAATCATTTTTATCCTGAAGATAAACCAAATCTTTGATTGGAATGCACGAGGTAAATAATGTAGAAATTAATAAGAATAGAAGAAAACTGTTTTTTGTCATTCGTTCAATTTTATGGTAAGTATAGATTTTCGTTTAGTGTATACAGAAACCTAACTTTTATTTGGGGTTTAGTTAATTATTTTTAAATGTTTTTTCGAAGGGCACTCTATGTAATATACTACGCCCAAGTGTTATTTCGTCTGCATACTCTAATTCATCTCCAACCGATATTCCTCTTGCAATTGTCGAAATTATAATCTCAGAATCTGCAATTTGTTTATAGATATAAAAATTTGTTGTATCTCCTTCCATAGTTGAGCTTAAAGCAAAAATAATTTCGGTTACATTTCCAGATTTTACTTTTGTTACTAAACTAGAAATATTTA
The Flavobacterium humidisoli DNA segment above includes these coding regions:
- a CDS encoding polysaccharide biosynthesis tyrosine autokinase, with protein sequence MLDIKDFAIFENHSHFDFKGFLLKIASYWKWFFASLIIAFTIAYQINIRKEKIYGMQTMISIKEESNPFFTSNTSLVFNWGGVSDQVNGISTILQSRSHNELVVDKLQFYINYLEQGKYNLVDSYGAVPFYVNIDKTKGQLANTLINIKFLSENEYQIQIPFEVNTVSLITYSNNSYSNTSVQPTTFIKKYKVGERVNLPFLNWKLQIVDNPGFYKGKEYFVSFNDFDGTVSQYKGINVDAGKSAGSLLTLSMQGTNKARMVDYLNATVRMLMKLQLDGKNQFATNTIRFIDSTLVAMESQLKETGNELKSFQKDKNIYQIEDGGSRVSEKIMSFDVEKDQVTRKIAYYNSLRSYLNSSDDYSRLPAPSVAGIEDPNVVANVSKLIALSTQRSEMAYAVKSEKIFKDFDNQMAAVKNVLQENIATAKSSLVYDLSLLNAKIGQAESTVKKLPEEQQELLKIKRKYDLNDNIYTEFLQKRNEAEIVRASNLSDIHFIDPAKDIGGGLIGPKTSVNYVMALFLGILVPLLFVLVIFFINNSIQNGDDISKLTQIPLLGIIGINKDSGSLAVFDKPKSALSESFRGLRSSLQFLYKKQKVDGSKTLMITSSISGEGKTFCSINIATVFALSEKKTVIVGLDLRKPRLADEFQLKSSLGVVNYLIRQNNLEEITNETPIPNLDIILSGPIPPNPSELILSDAMKELIDELKNKYDYIVLDTPPVGLVADSLELVQFADVILYIVRQNYTKKDMITLLNTRLKRGELSNVSIVLNGYENKAKYGSGYGYGYGAYSNGYHEEEVKDGFWKAFLNRIRKK
- a CDS encoding polysaccharide biosynthesis/export family protein → MTKNSFLLFLLISTLFTSCIPIKDLVYLQDKNDSDEQTTIAAVESKPYRLQVNDVLSINIKAIDPKLVSIFNTTESQGGQTGKSESALYFDGFTVDDHGNIRMPILGEINVIGYTLEEVRVKIEKKLLEEYFKSEANIFVTVKLAGFRYTINGEVGSTGTKTLFKDNVNILEAVANAGDITTVGNRREVTVIRQSPTGVQMHNIDLTDVNVMKSPYYYLQPNDYIYVKPLRQKTWGTGQTGIQSIGTIITLLSLATTVYLIIK